The Panicum virgatum strain AP13 chromosome 3N, P.virgatum_v5, whole genome shotgun sequence genome includes the window ggaaagacccgctgtatctaacatggcgttaaccaaatccgttagagtgcggttctttctttcggcaaccccatttgactgaggtgaatagggaggcgtcctctcatgaataataccatgttcctcgcagaataaagtaaataaatttgagaaatactcgccaccacgatctgacctaactcttttgatctttctctcaagttggttttctacttcagctttatagattttaaagtagtataaagcttcatcttttgacttcaacaaatagatgtaacaaaatctagtactattatcaatcaaagtcatgaaatattttttaccgccttttgtcaacactccattcatttcgcacaaatcggaatgaattaattctaagggtgccaagctccttgcctccgcggtcttatgaggcttacgagtttgttttgattcaacacatacatgacacttagaatttttgacaaaagtgaactttggaattaagctcaaattagctaagcgcatcatacaaccaaaattaacgtgacaaagcctcgaatgccaaacatttgtttcatcaacgttaataacattgtatgcaattttattacaaacatctgacaaagaaagacggaacaagcctccgctttcataaccttttccaacaaaagtaccaaacttagacaagatacatttattggactcaaagactaatttgaaaccatctctacacagtagagagccgctgactaaattcttcttgatggtggggacatgctgtacgttcttcagctgcacgatcttccccgaagtaaacttcagatttaccgtaccaacaccaagaacacgcgcatgtgatccgttccccatcagcaaggaggaagtcccgccggtctggtaagaagagaacaaagaagcatcagcacaaacatgaatattagcaccagtgtcaacccaccactcgggtgaaccaaagactgaaagaacagtaggtaataaattaccgtaccccgaagttcctccaggctcgctaataaccatgttggcggagttgttgcctttgcggttcggacactttgcagcaaagtgatccgtactagcgcacacatagcaagctcccgtcttctccttcttcttaaaagtggttgtcttcttagtctttggttggttctgcggtggctttttcttgttcttatgggagttgttcttctgaacaagattggcacttgaagcaccaacaactcctttcccacgtatgtcctttgctctcaccttctcctcaacatcaagagtccctatgagtccatctattgtgaactcctgtctcttgtgttttagagaagtagcaaagtccctccaagaaggtggcagcttagagattatacctccagccacaaacttattgggtaacacacatggggactctttgctgcaatttttgagatcttttgccagagtatgtatttcatgagcctgttccactacagaacggtcttcgaccatcatgtactcaaggaactgctccatgatatacaactcactcccggcgttagatactccatattgagcctcaagagcatcccacaatgctttgccagttggcagccggatataagaatccaccaggttatcaccgagaatactaatgatcaagcctcgaaagaggatatcagcctcatcgaacgcactcccttcctctggagagaattgttcaggcttaccctctttcacatggatcactctcgatagtgttaaccacagtataagccgctcttgccaacgtttgtaatttgaaccatcaaaaggtgatggtttgattgatgcagcaaagctagataccgaaagcctattaacacaatcaggtttttggattgttagatatctaggcaattttcggtatattttaattccaaaattaaatgtataaactaacaatatttctatgactttaaggagtaaaataaaacatgtgaacatgtttatacttatcacacatataagcataaacaatataaataaccaaagtttcagggagtaccctgaagcggggccgttgccggaggcattggctgcgctgttaccaactggagtagacatctactcggttggcctcagtcgaagtagtcgaactaaatcggtgcaggaagaagttcacagtgcagtcccgcgaacggtcaccaagatgtagtcgatgtagtcgttcggccaagatgtagtcgacgtagtcgttcggccaccagaatgtagtcgacgtagtcgttcggctcgtccaccaggaagtagtcgtacaatcgggtaaagccttagtatttttgagcagtcacgctaaagcgttacccaaaaacctgattgcccgcctatcccgtgcaggatctcaaggcgagcaaggtttcggaggcctgctcacgctatgtgcgcgcagaaattagcgttggggaactcagttgttgcaactggagagggagaagagaggagccgagttgcctcagtgctctggtgcagaatggatgaggggaatggcactccttatatagtgactcaggtgctcaggatcgttgaacctggacaccatcagagtcatttaggagATGCGGTTAttgccattaattacagatttaattgcacgtttaatcgcacgattaattgctgtcaacggcaaaatagccatcgcgccgcaccgccccgccccgccccgcccggcgaggcgagcgagcgcgcgcgcgtgtggttcaccgtcctcctcttaccggcttcacaagtggtgtacacgaagtccaccttttaagtcggttgagatcctcctcaattcccggtacggaattaagcattgattccctagcattaatagtgggctttaaattcttttaatgttttagaatgaatgggccaagcccattactccaacattTACAAGACTGAGATTTTCAACTTTTCATATAAACTCAGCTTTTTTAGGGCTTCCAGCTTTCTAGAAGCTGTACGATAAACTCGCTATTTGTTTGAGCTTCTAGCTTTTCATGTTGAAAAGCAACTAGGAAGCTCCAACAAACACGCTCTTAGACATTTAACTTTATtaactttatattttttaacttgCGATATTGGAGCTCGCTAGTTAAGAAAAAGCTATAGCCTCCAGCAATGTTATTTTATATTTAGATGGTTGGAAATTTAATAAAGGTAGAAGAGGTTCATACACATACCGAGCACTCTCAACCTTCATACCGAGCTTGGTTTAAACATCAAAATAACCTGTTTCTAGTTCGAGAATAGCTTGGAGTGGCGAACTTTTACAATGTTTTACTTAAGCCTTGTACTTGTGCCTTCGTCAATCGTGCACACCGCACTGCATCCTACTTACTCCCTCAGTtgcaaaataattattttagcattcaaattttaTCCCTCAAAGAGTAttgttttagcttgtaatgTGATCCATCAAATTATAGCTATACTAACTACCAATAAAATAttgtatagaaaaatatatagaGTTAATCAAATTATCAGTTTTTCTAGTTCCAATCGTTAAGAATCCAGAAAACCAAATAAAATAACACGATTTTCAATCACAATTGCTAAAAGTAATTAGGTGTAACAAAATTATTTCTTAGATTGAATAATATATCTTGATTTTTCTAAAACAATATTTATTTTAGAATGGAGAGACTAATTCCTAAGACAAATGCACATCGCCTTGATATCAGCGAGACGCAAGTCATGGTCGTTTTACTCGTAAACCTCTCTTGAAATCAGACTTAACGTTTTTGGTTTCTTAGTCACTCtggcgtttctttccattctcTCATGCGCTGAAACAATTAGATGAACAAAAATACCAAGAGGTTCTATGGCACTTTCTGGGTTGCAAAGCAGTCTGGACCATAATGGTATATCATGAAAGATTTGCCCCCAATTTTTGCTGAGAACATCGAGTTTAGAACCCAAAAGGGAAAGGTAGATGTTTCAATTGAACTGATAACAATTACAGAACGCTAATACcaaaggaacaaaaaaaaaggtaaacaCGGGAAAAACTCACTGCAGATATTACAGTTCGAGTACCCTAGCCAAGGAAATAACCACCGTACCCAAAATCAAGAACCACCAAATGAATTAATCCCCTCCTCGCATGCATCAACCACCAAATGACATAGGCAAGAATTAATTTTCCCACCATTGCTGGGTAAGAAGTCCATGTGAACTGAGGAAATTGCTTCTGGGGATGGGGATGAGGTGAGACAGCCCGATCATAACAGGGCGTGCCCAGCTGCACGAATATGCTCATTCATGCAGTACCAAAAACTGCACATAGCAAAGCGGCGCCTTCAATTGTACAGATTACTTGCCTTCTGAAGGCTTGTCCGTGGTTCCTGAGCATgtgatgcaaaacaaggtgacaTTGCTCACCTGGCAAAAAAAATCTGGCTGGCAATACTGCTCAGGTTTTGTGGTATGATTCCAGCCCATATACTTCATTCATTTGATGTGGCAACCTCAACTATTTTACTATCATGAGGTAACCCTGATTCATGGGCTATCTCATTAGAACCTGATGTGTTGGCAGACTGATGATCAGTGTCACAAGATTCAGATGAGGCTCCAGTCAAGGCATGTCCAGGCTCAGGAGAGCCGCAAGGTTCATCAGCTGCTCCCTCTGTACTTGAGGCTTCAGCAGCATCACCACCTTGTGTGTCAGTCTGGCCATCTTGAACATCCATAGGCTGCTCAGAGGCTTCAGCTTCCTGGGAAACATTCACCTCTTCTGTGCTCAACAGTTTCTCATCATCTGCACTAGCATCATTTTGCTCAGCGACTCCTGCTAGTTCCTTGGTCTTCTCAACAGGACCATTTTCAGGAGACACGCTTTCCAGATGTGACTCAGTGCCAGTGACTTTACCAATAAGCATTTCATCGGTTTCCTCCATGTTCAGGGAAGTGTCTTCAGAATTGGGGGATGGTGAAGGAACGGAGGCAGCTAAGCGGTCATTGATTCCTCTATCACCATCAAAGGTAAACCAGTTCGAATTTGTGAAGAGGGAGCTGCTGCAGAATGGATACTCTATAAGCCATCTCACTTGAACAGGGACAGTTTAGGTCAAAAAAACATTGTTTACCTGTCCTGATCATCCCCCAAACGCAACGAAGATATTACCACCTCAGCTGATTCATCATCAAAGTAGACATCCTGAAACAGATGCACAGGATTCAGCTTGCAGAAAATCCATCTGAATCAAAAGTATTGAGTATTGACCATGTGCCGACCTTACATTAACTGTATTGAagtaaaataataaatatattgaCACAAATAGAGCATACCTCATCATCTCGTTCATGGGATCCTTGTGCCTGCAATCATCAAACATGAAATACATTATACAGACAGGAGCAGAATCATAGCAATGAAATATGTCACAATTATCTGGGACAATCTCTAGGTTTTACTTTTACATAAAATTCCATGGTTAAAATGTTAAATTGTATAATATTACCAGTGAAGATATTATAGCAGGTTCAGGAATTTAACTTCAATTACTCTAAATAACAGTTTACAAATTATAGCATGCTACCAAAGAACACGATGCTGAGAACTCAGAAAATCACCTCTTCAATGTCATCGTTGCTGTATATCCCATATCGAAATGCCTGGCTAAGATTATTAGCAAGTGCTGCCACATCATAGTCTCTGTCtcggtagtcgtcatcatcactATCCCTCCCACGATCATGTAAAGAAGTTGGACGGCTGCAGCATAAAAGATACATAGCCAACAATCAGGAACGAAATATACAATTCACCACAATAAGAAATCACATATGTTTCCACAATGTACACAATAACCAAAAAGCTCAGTGGGAAATGAACCTACCCACATGCCCAATGGTAAACATTCTCCACCTCATTGCGTCTAACTAGGACACCAGTTTGCCATTCAGACCACTCACTGTTCTCCTGTAGAGATAAATTTCATAAATGCAAATGAGTACATGACACAAACAACAATTTCAAAATGTTGGACCAATGATAAAACAGAAACTTGAATTACCTGCAAGTGATTCTGGATCATGCTGCTACTATTTgtcaattgaatgagtttattCGCTATTCGAGTTATGTGGCCCATATTCCCAATTCTCGGGGGTTCTTTCCCTTCTGATGGTAACGTTGGCTGCAAATTTAAGATAAAATCAAGACACGGGGTCCTATGGCAATGTTGCCCAGCTAAGGAGAAATCGAGATGCATAGAATCCAGGAATAGATTACCCCATTAGAGTCCACTGACAGAGATGATTTTTTTTCCGCGGCAAGCACTTTACCAACAAGGCCACAGTCATTAAGGACATGGTCAATCAGCTGATTTCTTTTAACCTCGAGGCAAGAAACAATAATGTTCTCAACATGATGATGCAAAAAGTTATTATAAGGGTACCTGCAGCACCAGAAAATATGCAAGGATTTTCTTTCAACAAATGCCAACTGATGAGCAAAATAATAAGCAGTAGCACACTTACTGAAAAAACAAATCGATGCAATGCTTTATTGCTGATTGGCTTATTAGCTCCTTCTCAGCTATTTCGCTACCAATTGTTAGCAAAACAGAGATGAACTCCACAATCTGAAATTGAGGCCATTCAAGACTCAGATTTCATACATATCTCACTAAGAAATTACCCATTCGGATGGATACATGCAAGATTCGTAATAATAAAGTCTAGATAGCACTAAGCAGTATTAATGTTTCCATAAAAACTAggaaattaagaaaaaaaatattcagaGAGCAGAAAAATATGGCTTAAGATGTATGCTCTAACTAAAGGTAAAGAGATTCATAGCATTAAAGCGCACCTTCAAACGGTGTTTTCCAAGAGGCGGGCGCAGACATCCATATGTTGTAGGCAAAACATTTTCAGAAGAAGTAATGTCCAATAACTTTAGCAAAGCACCTAACATGATTACAGGTATACTGGTAAGTTCCCTCAAAAGGCAATAAAGCATTATACTAAACATGTCCGTAGACAGGTGTATCACTGTGCACATGATAAAGAGAATGCATTTCGTAGAAAACATCAGGGTAACAAGTGCAAAACAGACAAACAACATGAGTAAATTGATAGAATCAATCAAAGAGCACTCACCTAAACTCTCCAGCATACCATCAACTGTCTCTGGACTAGCTGTGACCAGTGTGCCATGGCTCAAGTTACTTTTAAACGCTTGATATGAGGCTGATGCTAGTCTTTTTGGGTCCAACAAAGATATACACACTGACAGTGAGTGAACCAGAACCGATTTTGATCTTGATTCTTCGAGAGCGTGGCGAAACAACCTACCAACAAAACTGATCCAGGAACAAGTAAAGAGACATAAGCATAATGATAGTTGAGACAGGAAGGCCGAAGGCGTATGATGCTCAAAAGTTGTATTTTTTTATCGCACAACAAGTTAAACAGAAAGGACAAACCTTGGGCTGCATATTTTTGCAGCAAGAGCAGGAGGGGCGCATCGAGTTACTGCAGAAAGGATCTCTGCAGCATTCGCATGTACTTCAGGGGAGTCCTGTTTGGTCAAGGTAGGACAGATTTATGAACTTTTTACTAGCAAATACATAGAAAAAATATCAAGCAGATCAATTCTACCAAGATAACAAACCAATAACATGTATGTTGTATAGTACTATGATACTGAGTGAAGAAGCATCAGTACTTACAGATGAGCTAAATTTATCCACAATCATTTCCAGAACATCTGTACTCTCTAACCATTGCAATGTATCAGCAAAATTTGAGTATATGGTTTCATCAGCACCAATCAATCTCATCAACACCTGTTTTACAGTCAATTTGATGAACTGCATCAATCAAATGCACTCACCAAACTATATGGAGAATGGTTCAGTAACTGCTTACCTCCATTATCGAGGTGATACCAATGAGGTCAACAAGTTGGACAACAATATCTGGATGCTCCTTCAAAAGGTGAAAAGAGGGGAAGGGAAAGGCAAACATAAATTGGAATGTGCACAAATGTACATCATGTATAGGACTTTACATGACTGTTAAAGAAAGGTGACAATTGAATGTATCAAAGACACAATGTAGCTAATGAGCAGAACTGAGATTTCCATCACAGAGAAAAACAGGAATCCAGTATTAATTGATCATGAATCATCATTTTCTATCATGCACCCATACAGACTAGAACAGTAGATATCATGGATTTACAGTCACACAGCAAGGCAAGAACATGCACAAGGATACAGAAGCATGTAAGCACAACTAGACTTACAGGAAAACTGTACAGACATGACATGACAAATTTTTTTATCAGCAACTATAGCATTAGACTTCTCATTTAGGTTTCTTTGGTTGATAAAACAGAATATGAACAGTTTAACCTCGAGGTTACCTAGTAATTGCAAATAATAAAGACATGGTAGCAACAATCTACATTTCTGCAGAACAAATCAGTAATACCTGAACATAATTCATGAGAGGCGCGGTCTTCCGAAGCATCAAACATATCACCACCTAAAACAAGTAGCCAGACAGAGCTCCATTTAAAACACTGCAGAGGTCTTGAAGATGAGTTTATCCATGATTAAGAGATCAGGGGTGTGGATGTGAGGTTTACCTTACTGAAGTAACCAGCTAGCAAAGTGCTATGCGGATGGTCAGGTTTTACAAATGAGAAAAGTAAATCCATTAACTGTGTCATGGAGCAGAAGGAATGGAGATTGTTAGGGTTCATATTTCACAAATCTGTGCAGTAAAATGTTCCAGAGAAATATGTTAACAGGTGAATATATTTACCTCAACATCTTCTACCAAGGTCCTCAAGATAATGTCAATTTCACAAGTAAAAATCTCACAAGCAATAAATGGAAACCTGGAAGAGGTAGACAAGGGAAGGTCGACAAGGCTCATCAGAGAACTAATTTAACATATGGCATGGTAAAGAATGACAAATATCCATATCATACTTGAAAGATCGTTTCTTCTCTGAATCCTCTGGAACATTTTCCACGATGTAACGAAGTAACTGCTCCACTTGGGATTTATCTCGCAAGCTAGATACAACATTCATAGATTTTAGGAAGGAAAACAAAACTGCAACCAGATGAAGCCTAATTGAAAGCTAAACAGTATGTTAGCACTTTAAACTAATCGCTAAACATATAGAGGTACTTCCTTTTTTGAAGACCAACCactataacaaaaaaaaaactcagctTATATAAACACATAATTTCATTACACACGCAGCCTCATTTATCAGCAGTTAAAACTAACGATATAGATTAAAAAATATACAAGAAAATTCAAATACATTATCATTAAACTGAACCTACTCTGCAAAATCTTcaaaaattgagaaaaggaGAATGAGTTTAGCTGTTCTCTTTGAAACTAAAGCGAGTAATCCAGCATGAATTATGCTAAGTTAATTACATACCGTATGCCAGAAGTACAATGAATAGGAATCTTGAAAGGAAATGGGAAAGGTTGTATGTACAGATGAATTGCAATTAGAGATGCTTCTCAGTTTTGTATGATAGATCATAGAACCCCATAGGCAGTtctgatgcataaaataatggCTGAAAAGGATGGATGCATATGATGAGCATGGCTTTTGTTATCTTATTTGTTCATAAAAAAGGTTCCTTTGCCTGTAAACCACATTGCAAGAAACCTATAAGCAATATGTGCTAGATTCATAAAGTGATAAAATTCAGCAATAAATTGGATATGCTGAAAACTGTAATAGCTTCATAGCAGCCTAGCAGGTCACGGCCTTACAAATTTATGAGTCGAGTATTCAGCGCTTTGCACTCCTGAATAATCTCATCCTCGTCAAGAAGCTCTTCCAATGTAAAGTTTTCCTTGTCTAGAATTGTGTCCACCTAATCAATAAAAACAAAAGTTAGGTAAGTGAGGTGGAGATTTCCTAGTGTGTGCTTTTCACGAAGGCCTTGCAACAGTAAAAAGCAAGCCAAATGAATAAGATAAAACAGCAAACATGCTCAATCCATGAGACGTTTAGCTACTAAATGAGTATTGATGAACAAAAAGAACACATCTAGTGAATACAATAATACAACAAAAAAACGGAAGAGACACCCACAGAGGCCACCAATATTACAGATATTTTCCACAAAGACAGTAATGCTAATGCAATTGAAACTTTCTTTACAGTAATATAATAGTAATGCAACTTAAACTTTCTTTACAGTAGTAGTAATGCAACTTAAACTTTCTTTGAACAGAATAAATCTACGATGACTCTTTCTTTGAAATGAAATCAATTTTAGACATAGCTATAGTAAGCTCCATAAATCCTAATGCAACTGAAACAGAATGTGTTCCACCAAGACAGTGATAGTCTGCAGAGAAAGCCTATGATGCACCAGAAATGGATGccaaacaaacaaatccttTTATTAGATGATGAAATTGCTCTAACTCGCTCCTGCTAGATTTATTCAAATCCTTATAGCATCAACAGAGGGTGTGCATCCAGCAACATAATTTGTTGACCAAAGAACAAAGCCCTAAACAGGGAAACGTTCCACATGGACCCCCAAGGATTCGGTTGGCCACATAAGAAGTCAGAGGGAAACGATAGGAaccactgctgctgctgttgctgctcttTTGTTGCTCCAAATTTTATCGAAAGTTGTAATTTCAGGAACACAAGTTGGTAATGCCATAACATTCACAAATACGTGGCTCTGTCTTGGCACAACAAAGAGACGCCGTTCCCGTTACAGCGCGCAGAGTTGTGGAGCATGGCGCGCGCGCGCAAAGGGGGGTAAAATCCCGAGGCAGTAGCAACGAGCCCCAAAGGAACCGGGAGGGCAGCAGGCGTGGCTAGACCCCCACCGGCGATCCGGCTGGCGACACCCTCCCGTCAGATTCAAGCGAAGCACCAGAGCAGACGCAGGGGGACGAGATGATAGGCGCAGGAGATAAGTGTACTCACGGGCGAGGCCGCGGAGAGGCCGGTCATGCGCCAGAAcatggcggcgaggtggcgggaGGCGCCGGATCCGCACCAGATCTAGGGTTTAGGCGCTTGGCGGAGCGCGAATCGGCGGCGGAGTCCGGCCCCCGCGATCGGCGGGGAGGAGCGCGGGCGGATCGAATGGGTTGTGTCGGAGGGGGGGAGCGTGGTGGCGAGGCGTGGGCGTCCGTGCGGGAGGGAGGAGAGCGAGAGATAGAGGAGCCAAGCAGGCCAAAGGCCAAGCGCGAGGTGGTGGTGCGTGAAGAGGAGGAGAAGCTTGTGTGGTGTGGTTTCGGGTCGGCGGCTTCATCTGGTCGCGGCGCAACGCTGCCGCGCTGCCCCAAACGGGAGGGGGGCGTCCGTGCTGCAGTTTCAAATCAAAGGGAATGGATCAAGGTTGGAATCGGAATGACCCCGTCGCAAACGCGCAACTATTCTGACTGGACTGGGCCTGGACCACCACCATTATCTCGCTAACGCGGGCTCTCAACTGGCTTCCTACCTCACTCTCATCCGCTTACTATGATTGCTGCAATCATCTGATCATTTTACCATAGCAAAATAGGCATTGAAGTCCCTCAACTTTACTCTAAAGGTTAACTTGGTCCCTCAATTTTCAGATTAGGTAATATAGTCTCTCAACTTTTATTTTCCCATCAAACTTATCCTTATATTGATGTGGCTCCTTTCTACTAACATGAGACTGAAATGAAAAGTCATTTttaccttgtctccttcttctCATACTCAATTTCCACTATTGTACTGctgtaattaatcaatgatacGATATAATAGGCCTGGTCCACTGTTGTTTTTCCTGGCTTGTTGTCTCTCGTATTTATTGAAATGCTCTTTCATATTTAATTTAATATAGACTATATAAGAACAACATGCACATGTTTGATCAATTTTTACAGCACTGCTCAACATGCAAATTGTGAAGGAGAGAACTAATGGTAAAGAGGACTTTTTGCGTTAGCCTCATGGTATTATGTAGCATCACATTAATATAAGGATTAATTTGATCTAAAAACAAAAGTTGAGGGACTAATTGGTCTTTTTGAAAGTTGAAAGATGACATTGACCCTTTGAAGTACCAAACCGCCTATTTTGCCTTTTAACATCTAAATTGTGTCAACTCCTGACTCACGCCTACTAAACTGCAACAATTAAACTTCCTCGATGCATGTATCCGAGAAAGAATGCAACTCTTGCCTCCCGAGCAGTTAAACAACTTCAAGTTTGATCAACTTTATAAAAAAGAATTACTAAATTTATATCTCCAATAGATTTAGTATAAAAATACGTAACATGATTAATATAATAATCGAGTGTTGCATTCTTTTTGGGACGGAAGAAGTAGTATAGTGTACAGGCCACTGTGCAAAGATGCTGGAACAATCACTTTGCATTGTTGCTAGATTCAAGGCCGATGTCTTGCCACATGTTGCTCCCAACACTAAAACGTAATATATTTAGAGGTGGTAAATGATCTTAATTTTTAGTCTAGATAATCTAAAAGACAGACCCTAAAAGAGACGGGCTctaattttatacaattttgagttaAAAATATTAAGGGTAAGTTAAATTGAGAAGAAAGCATTGGGACCATAGCCCATACCACCTCTAAATATATTACAAAAAAGAACACACTAAAACGTAAAAGTTAAGACTTCTATAGTTTTACTAAGCCTACAGAAGAAACATAGTACTCTTTAAACTATCGAATAAAACCATACACAATTAATACATATTTTATGGTAAATACAAACTAATTTGACGT containing:
- the LOC120664425 gene encoding serine/threonine-protein phosphatase 6 regulatory subunit 3-like isoform X3; this encodes MNVVSSLRDKSQVEQLLRYIVENVPEDSEKKRSFKFPFIACEIFTCEIDIILRTLVEDVELMDLLFSFVKPDHPHSTLLAGYFSKVVICLMLRKTAPLMNYVQEHPDIVVQLVDLIGITSIMEVLMRLIGADETIYSNFADTLQWLESTDVLEMIVDKFSSSDSPEVHANAAEILSAVTRCAPPALAAKICSPSFVGRLFRHALEESRSKSVLVHSLSVCISLLDPKRLASASYQAFKSNLSHGTLVTASPETVDGMLESLGALLKLLDITSSENVLPTTYGCLRPPLGKHRLKIVEFISVLLTIGSEIAEKELISQSAIKHCIDLFFQYPYNNFLHHHVENIIVSCLEVKRNQLIDHVLNDCGLVGKVLAAEKKSSLSVDSNGPTLPSEGKEPPRIGNMGHITRIANKLIQLTNSSSMIQNHLQENSEWSEWQTGVLVRRNEVENVYHWACGRPTSLHDRGRDSDDDDYRDRDYDVAALANNLSQAFRYGIYSNDDIEEAQGSHERDDEDVYFDDESAEVVISSLRLGDDQDSSSLFTNSNWFTFDGDRGINDRLAASVPSPSPNSEDTSLNMEETDEMLIGKVTGTESHLESVSPENGPVEKTKELAGVAEQNDASADDEKLLSTEEVNVSQEAEASEQPMDVQDGQTDTQGGDAAEASSTEGAADEPCGSPEPGHALTGASSESCDTDHQSANTSGSNEIAHESGLPHDSKIVEVATSNE
- the LOC120664425 gene encoding serine/threonine-protein phosphatase 6 regulatory subunit 3-like isoform X1 yields the protein MFWRMTGLSAASPVDTILDKENFTLEELLDEDEIIQECKALNTRLINFLRDKSQVEQLLRYIVENVPEDSEKKRSFKFPFIACEIFTCEIDIILRTLVEDVELMDLLFSFVKPDHPHSTLLAGYFSKVVICLMLRKTAPLMNYVQEHPDIVVQLVDLIGITSIMEVLMRLIGADETIYSNFADTLQWLESTDVLEMIVDKFSSSDSPEVHANAAEILSAVTRCAPPALAAKICSPSFVGRLFRHALEESRSKSVLVHSLSVCISLLDPKRLASASYQAFKSNLSHGTLVTASPETVDGMLESLGALLKLLDITSSENVLPTTYGCLRPPLGKHRLKIVEFISVLLTIGSEIAEKELISQSAIKHCIDLFFQYPYNNFLHHHVENIIVSCLEVKRNQLIDHVLNDCGLVGKVLAAEKKSSLSVDSNGPTLPSEGKEPPRIGNMGHITRIANKLIQLTNSSSMIQNHLQENSEWSEWQTGVLVRRNEVENVYHWACGRPTSLHDRGRDSDDDDYRDRDYDVAALANNLSQAFRYGIYSNDDIEEAQGSHERDDEDVYFDDESAEVVISSLRLGDDQDSSSLFTNSNWFTFDGDRGINDRLAASVPSPSPNSEDTSLNMEETDEMLIGKVTGTESHLESVSPENGPVEKTKELAGVAEQNDASADDEKLLSTEEVNVSQEAEASEQPMDVQDGQTDTQGGDAAEASSTEGAADEPCGSPEPGHALTGASSESCDTDHQSANTSGSNEIAHESGLPHDSKIVEVATSNE
- the LOC120664425 gene encoding serine/threonine-protein phosphatase 6 regulatory subunit 3-like isoform X2, which codes for MFWRMTGLSAASPVDTILDKENFTLEELLDEDEIIQECKALNTRLINFLRDKSQVEQLLRYIVENVPEDSEKKRSFKFPFIACEIFTCEIDIILRTLVEDVELMDLLFSFVKPDHPHSTLLAGYFSKVVICLMLRKTAPLMNYVQEHPDIVVQLVDLIGITSIMEVLMRLIGADETIYSNFADTLQWLESTDVLEMIVDKFSSSDSPEVHANAAEILSAVTRCAPPALAAKICSPSFVGRLFRHALEESRSKSVLVHSLSVCISLLDPKRLASASYQAFKSNLSHGTLVTASPETVDGMLESLGALLKLLDITSSENVLPTTYGCLRPPLGKHRLKIVEFISVLLTIGSEIAEKELISQSAIKHCIDLFFQYPYNNFLHHHVENIIVSCLEVKRNQLIDHVLNDCGLVGKVLAAEKKSSLSVDSNGPTLPSEGKEPPRIGNMGHITRIANKLIQLTNSSSMIQNHLQENSEWSEWQTGVLVRRNEVENVYHWACGRPTSLHDRGRDSDDDDYRDRDYDVAALANNLSQAFRYGIYSNDDIEEAQGSHERDDEDVYFDDESAEVVISSLRLGDDQDSSLFTNSNWFTFDGDRGINDRLAASVPSPSPNSEDTSLNMEETDEMLIGKVTGTESHLESVSPENGPVEKTKELAGVAEQNDASADDEKLLSTEEVNVSQEAEASEQPMDVQDGQTDTQGGDAAEASSTEGAADEPCGSPEPGHALTGASSESCDTDHQSANTSGSNEIAHESGLPHDSKIVEVATSNE